In one Drosophila albomicans strain 15112-1751.03 chromosome X, ASM965048v2, whole genome shotgun sequence genomic region, the following are encoded:
- the LOC117578190 gene encoding glutathione hydrolase 1 proenzyme: protein MMLLQWICNRFVSLFGIASLLIAIYYYGQLENRGKRHVARTPPNPEMPLPPSSSQKQHFKQSAICSDNAECSLIARDVLQRGGSAVDAALAALLCNGLLGIQSMGLGGGMLMNIYLHNERRAVSILSREMAPQSRSALDYAKFQNEQQLQQSSWSIAVPTELLGYAVAHERYGRLPWHELMAPTLALCHSGYALYKHQLDALVINEAMIKADSLLSRMFVNPETGDFWRLGSHIQPPKQLCATYETIASEGPRSFYNGSLMGQVYADLRDINSGITREDLTNAQVQLAESLVVPLDELDLHLVPPPGSGHIVAFIMNILREFRSDFEATGKLGALEIHRIVEAMKFGFVQRWQLDDAANEQLLANLTSPELAARIAQLIDDAETFNSSSHYGASGELEARDEHGTAHISVLHNGDAVSVTSSINFYFGSGRMGKRSGVLFNNAMSDYSLRHLRNYFDLPFIDGKNAIGVAPRPMSSMCPIIVTERESGKVRLVVGAAGGTKIITALAPLLVRMLWQRADIKSAIDAARFHHQMLPNVLQYEYGMLQADVNSLQAKGHQCERYRNRGSVICGISNGLNDAGIAVNSDYRKLGGVAGI from the exons ATGATGCTCTTGCAATGGATTTGTAATCGTTTTGTATCTTTATTTGGCATCGCCAGCTTGctgattgcaatttattacTATGGACAGCTCGAGAACCGCG GTAAACGGCATGTGGCAAGAACACCGCCAAATCCAGAGATGCCGCTGCCACCATCCAGCTCCCAGAAGCAGCATTTCAAACAATCTGCAATTTGCTCAGACAACGCCGAATGCAGCTTGATAGCAAG AGATGTTCTGCAACGTGGTGGCAGCGCGGTGGATGCAGCACTTGCCGCACTGCTATGTAACGGACTGCTTGGCATCCAGAGCATGGGATTGGGAGGCGGCATGTTGATGAACATTTATCTGCACAACGAGCGGCGAGCAGTTAGCATCTTGAGTCGAGAGATGGCGCCACAGTCGCGCAGCGCCTTGGACTATGCGAAGTTCCAGAAtgaacagcaactgcaacaatcgAGCTGGTCCATCGCTGTGCCCACCGAGCTCTTGGGCTATGCTGTGGCCCACGAGCGTTACGGTCGCCTGCCGTGGCACGAGTTGATGGCACCCACATTGGCATTGTGCCACTCAGGCTATGCACTGTACAAACATCAATTGGATGCGCTGGTCATCAATGAGGCAATGATCAAAGCCGATTCGCTGTTGAGCCGCATGTTTGTGAATCCCGAAACGGGAGACTTTTGGCGTCTCGGCAGCCACATACAACCGCCGAAGCAATTGTGTGCCACATACGAAACCATCGCTAGCGAGGGACCGCGTAGCTTCTACAATGGCTCATTGATGGGGCAAGTTTATGCCGATCTACGGGACATCAACAGCGGCATTACGCGCGAGGATCTGACGAACGCACAAGTGCAACTGGCAGAGTCGCTAGTTGTGCCACTGGATGAGCTGGACTTGCATTTGGTGCCACCACCTGGAAGCGGACACATTGTTGCATTCATCATGAATATTTTGCGTGAGTTTCGCAGCGATTTTGAGGCAACGGGCAAATTGGGCGCCCTGGAAATCCATCGCATTGTTGAGGCCATGAAGTTTGGTTTCGTACAACGCTGGCAACTGGATGATGCAGCTAACGAGCAG CTCCTGGCGAATCTCACCAGCCCCGAATTGGCAGCTCGCATCGCGCAATTGATTGACGATGCAGAAACCTTCAACAGCTCGTCGCATTATGGGGCGAGTGGAGAACTCGAAGCACGCGATGAACACGGCACAGCGCACATCTCGGTACTGCACAATGGCGACGCTGTGTCCGTGACCAGTTCGATCAACTTTTA TTTCGGCAGCGGAAGGATGGGCAAACGCTCAGGAGTATTGTTCAATAATGCGATGTCTGACTATTCGTTGCGTCACTTGAGGAACTATTTTGATTTGCCGTTTATCGATGGGAAGAATGCGATTGGTGTCGCCCCACGGCCCATGTCCTCAATGTGCCCCATTATTGTCACCGAACGTGAGAGCGGCAAGGTGCGTTTGGTTGTTGGTGCCGCCGGTGGCACGAAAATCATAACAGCTCTGGCCCCGTTGCTGGTGCGCATGTTGTGGCAACGGGCGGACATTAAGAGTGCCATCGATGCGGCACGTTTCCACCATCAGATGCTGCCCAATGTGCTGCAATATGAGTACGGCATGCTGCAAGCGGATGTCAACAGTCTGCAGGCCAAGGGACATCAATGTGAGCGGTATCGTAATCGTGGTTCGGTCATTTGTGGCATATCAAATGGATTGAATGATGCTGGCATTGCGGTCAATTCGGATTATCGCAAGTTGGGCGGGGTGGCAGGaatttaa
- the LOC117578193 gene encoding heparan sulfate glucosamine 3-O-sulfotransferase 6: MYMSIWCHNLNLSSRSLAIALVACVTLVYFSYSFNACLFASLSRTLQQSNLRNLLTLPQRNDTSSSSSSSNNADATTTATPSTSNATTTPPTQPAAQPLPSIDGAPKYQMLRQQGLRPSRHLPDTLIIGVKKSGTRALLEFIRLHPDVRAAGSEVHFFDRHYQRGLRWYRHHMPYTIEGQITMEKTPSYFVTKEVPQRVYHMNTATKLLIVVRDPVTRAISDYTQAASKKSDMKRFEQLAFVNGSYAVVDTNWGPVKIGVYARYLERWLHFFPLSQLLFISGERLIMDPAYEIGRVQDFLGLKRVVTEKHFYFNATKGFPCLFKSEARSTPHCLGKTKGRNHPHIDANAIERLREFYRPFNNKFYQLTGINFAWP; encoded by the exons ATGTATATGAGCATTTGGTGCCACAATCTGAATCTGAGTAGCCGCAGCCTGGCCATTGCCCTGGTGGCCTGTGTGACGCTCGTCTATTTCTCCTACAGCTTCAATGCCTGCCTTTTTGCCAGTCTCTCGCGCACGCTGCAGCAG AGCAACTTGCGCAATTTGCTGACGCTGCCGCAACGCAATgacacaagcagcagcagcagcagcagcaacaacgcaGATGCAACTACAACGGCAACGCCATCGACAAGCAATGCAACAACGACACCACCCACCCAGCCGGCTGCTCAGCCGTTGCCCAGCATCGATGGTGCACCCAAATATCAAATGCTGCGGCAACAGGGATTGCGTCCCTCGCGCCATCTGCCCGACACGCTCATCATTGGCGTGAAGAAGAGCGGCACTCGCGCCCTCTTGGAGTTCATCCGCCTGCATCCGGATGTGCGTGCCGCCGGCTCCGAGGTGCACTTCTTTGATCGGCACTATCAGCGCGGGCTGCGTTGGTATCGCCATCACATGCCCTACACCATCGAGGGGCAGATCACGATGGAGAAGACGCCCAGCTACTTTGTGACCAAGGAGGTGCCGCAGCGTGTCTATCACATGAACACGGCCACCAA ACTCCTGATTGTGGTGCGGGATCCGGTAACGCGAGCCATATCCGATTATACGCAGGCGGCCAGCAAGAAGTCGGACATGAAACGTTTCGAGCAGCTGGCCTTTGTTAATGGCAGCTATGCGGTGGTGGACACCAATTGGGGACCGGTTAAGATCGGTGTTTACGCGCGATATTTGGAACGTTGGCTGCACTTCTTTCCGCTGTCGCAGCTGCTCTTCATTAGCGGCGAGCGTTTGATTATGGATCCGGCGTATGAGATTGGACGTGTTCAGGATTTCTTGGGTCTGAAACGTGTCGTCACCGAGAAGCATTTCTATTTCAATGCAACGAAGGGATTTCCGTGCCTCTTCAAATCGGAGGCACGTTCAACGCCGCATTGTTTGGGCAAAACGAAGGGCAGAAATCATCCGCATATCGATGCCAATGCCATTGAGCGTCTGAGAGAATTCTATCGGccatttaataataagttttATCAATTGACTGGCATTAACTTTGCCTGGCCCTAA